A section of the Prionailurus bengalensis isolate Pbe53 chromosome C2, Fcat_Pben_1.1_paternal_pri, whole genome shotgun sequence genome encodes:
- the LOC122491803 gene encoding serine/Arginine-related protein 53-like encodes QAYTQNTLTLYPPPFFLDQATLVEQVKRVKEIEAIESDSFVQQTFRSSKEVKKSVEPGDVKHTTAASGPASVVADPPSTEKEIDPSSIPTTIKYQDDNSLAHPNLFIEKADAEEKWFKRLIALRQERLMGSPVA; translated from the exons CAAGCTTACACACAAAATACACTGACATtataccccccccccttttttttagacCAAGCCACCCTGGTAGAACAAgtaaaaagagtaaaagaaattgAAGCCATTGAAAGTGATTCTTTTGTTCAGCAGACATTCAGATCAAGTAAAGAAGTCAAAAAG tCGGTGGAACCTGGTGACGTGAAGCACACAACTGCAGCATCAGGACCAGCATCAGTAGTTGCTGATCCACCCAgtactgaaaaagaaatagaccCTAGCAGCATCCCCACTACCATCAAGTACCAAGATGACAATTCTCTGGCCCATCCAAAT ctATTTATTGAGAAAGCTGATGCTGAGGAAAAGTGGTTCAAGAGATTAATTGCTCTCCGACAAGAAAGGCTAATGGGCAGTCCTGTGGCCTAA